In Arcobacter ellisii, a genomic segment contains:
- a CDS encoding efflux RND transporter periplasmic adaptor subunit has translation MFKKLHFIIFTLTTLFIFTACEKKTPTNTQPQAVEVGYISLKEQSIALQQELSGRVKAKFVSEIRPQISGIIKKQLFTEGSKVKQGDILYKIDSTSYQASYNQAKASLESAKAQIESSKLKVQRYEELLKFDGISKQELDDAKASYLQAIANVEEKKAALESAKIDLERTNIKAPISGYIGVSTITLGSLVSSNQTEALTTIRDTNSVFVDLSQSQAQLLTLRKLLTKDNVIQGSSDVSLILSDNTTYEHKGTLQLQEVFVDESTASVTLRATFPNEKNILLPGMFVKAVIDSAIDTKAFLVPQQAVSRDEKANPVITIIQNDNSVKKQIITIERAVGNKWLVTNGISSEDKIIIEGLNKITAKSKVNPIDVTTKYIDIKKD, from the coding sequence GTGTTTAAAAAACTACATTTCATTATTTTTACTCTAACAACTCTTTTTATATTTACAGCCTGTGAAAAAAAAACTCCTACAAATACTCAACCTCAAGCTGTTGAAGTTGGATATATTTCACTAAAAGAGCAATCTATTGCCTTACAACAAGAGTTATCAGGAAGAGTTAAAGCCAAATTTGTTTCTGAAATTCGACCACAAATTAGTGGAATTATAAAAAAGCAACTTTTTACAGAAGGTTCAAAGGTAAAACAAGGGGATATTTTATATAAAATTGATTCTACTTCTTATCAAGCCTCTTACAATCAAGCAAAAGCATCACTTGAAAGTGCAAAAGCACAAATAGAGAGTTCTAAATTAAAAGTGCAAAGATATGAAGAGTTATTAAAATTTGATGGTATTTCAAAACAAGAACTTGATGATGCAAAAGCTTCATATCTTCAAGCAATAGCAAATGTTGAAGAGAAAAAAGCAGCACTAGAAAGTGCAAAAATCGACCTTGAAAGAACAAATATAAAAGCACCTATTTCTGGATATATTGGTGTTTCAACTATAACTTTAGGTTCACTTGTATCATCAAATCAAACTGAAGCCTTAACAACAATTAGAGATACAAATAGTGTTTTTGTGGATTTAAGTCAATCACAAGCTCAACTTTTAACTTTACGAAAATTACTAACTAAAGATAATGTAATACAAGGGAGTTCTGATGTTAGCCTGATTTTAAGTGATAACACAACTTATGAACATAAAGGAACTTTACAACTTCAAGAGGTTTTTGTAGATGAGAGTACAGCAAGTGTGACATTAAGAGCAACTTTTCCAAATGAAAAAAATATTTTACTTCCTGGAATGTTTGTAAAAGCAGTTATTGATTCAGCTATTGATACAAAAGCATTTTTAGTTCCACAACAAGCTGTTTCAAGAGATGAAAAAGCAAATCCAGTTATTACAATTATTCAAAATGACAATAGTGTAAAAAAACAGATAATTACTATTGAAAGAGCTGTTGGGAATAAATGGTTAGTTACAAATGGTATTTCAAGTGAAGATAAAATCATTATTGAAGGTTTAAATAAAATAACTGCAAAAAGTAAAGTTAATCCTATTGATGTAACTACAAAATATATAGATATAAAAAAGGATTAA
- a CDS encoding DUF4062 domain-containing protein, translating to MATPKVFVSSTCFDLKEVRDSISRFIKSFGFEPILSEHGDVFYHPDLHTHEACIHEVSNCQLFILIIGGRFGGTYDIDKQKSITNAEYDAARQLNIPVFTYIKKVYMIIIIPTKQTKIKNLLKK from the coding sequence ATGGCAACACCTAAAGTTTTTGTTAGTTCAACATGTTTTGATTTAAAAGAAGTTAGAGATTCTATTAGTAGATTTATAAAAAGTTTTGGATTTGAACCAATACTTAGTGAACACGGAGACGTTTTTTATCATCCTGATTTACATACTCATGAAGCTTGTATCCATGAAGTTTCAAATTGCCAATTATTTATTTTAATAATTGGTGGAAGATTCGGTGGTACTTATGATATTGATAAGCAAAAATCGATAACTAATGCTGAATATGATGCTGCTAGACAATTAAATATCCCTGTTTTTACTTATATAAAAAAGGTGTATATGATAATCATCATACCTACCAAGCAAACAAAAATAAAGAATTTGCTGAAAAAATAG
- a CDS encoding efflux transporter outer membrane subunit codes for MLKTNISILLSILIFNGCASLEPKLEPVDSNVIPKEWNTKIENNSTSNINEIKPSWENFVQNETLKKVVELAIKNNKDLKIAILNIESARATYRVSKADNFPTINTNANTTRAKSLGSTNTTSISQNYNANLSTSYEIDLFGKIKSLNESALNSYLSTKYAANNAKITLINETITAWITLANDMEQLKLANETVENLQKVYELNEKKYKAGVISKADVLSANASLKEAQISKISYTKQIEQDKNALELIIAQPLPKELLPKGFENYQTWLIPVKAGLSSQVLLNRPDVMEAEYTLKAKNANIGAARAAFFPSISLTASSGIATKSLSNLFDGGTGVWSFAPSITLPIFDGGQNSANLDYSYAQKDIALLEYEKTIQTAFKEVNNALITQATINEQIQKQKELVDSVSKSYDISLNSYKVGIGTYLEVLINQRTKINAKQTLINTYLEDLTNQITLYGALGGNENIEENIEGRSF; via the coding sequence ATGTTAAAAACAAATATTTCAATACTTCTTTCAATCCTTATTTTTAATGGATGTGCCTCTTTAGAGCCAAAGTTAGAACCTGTTGATTCAAATGTAATTCCAAAAGAGTGGAATACAAAAATAGAAAATAATTCAACCTCAAATATTAATGAGATAAAACCCTCTTGGGAAAATTTTGTTCAAAATGAAACTCTAAAAAAAGTAGTTGAATTAGCTATAAAAAACAACAAAGATTTAAAAATAGCTATTTTAAATATAGAATCAGCAAGGGCAACATATAGAGTTTCAAAAGCAGATAATTTTCCTACAATCAACACAAACGCAAATACAACAAGAGCAAAAAGTTTAGGTTCAACAAACACAACTTCAATCTCACAAAATTACAATGCAAATCTTAGTACCTCTTACGAAATTGACCTTTTTGGAAAAATAAAAAGCCTAAATGAGAGTGCATTAAACAGTTATTTATCAACAAAATATGCAGCAAATAACGCAAAAATAACACTTATAAACGAAACAATAACTGCTTGGATTACACTTGCAAATGATATGGAACAACTAAAACTAGCAAATGAAACCGTAGAAAATCTACAAAAAGTTTATGAGTTAAATGAAAAAAAATATAAAGCAGGAGTTATTTCAAAAGCTGATGTTTTAAGTGCAAATGCTTCTTTAAAAGAAGCACAGATTTCAAAAATTTCATATACAAAACAAATAGAACAAGATAAAAATGCACTAGAGCTAATAATCGCCCAACCTTTACCAAAAGAGCTTTTACCAAAAGGTTTTGAGAATTATCAAACTTGGTTAATTCCAGTAAAAGCTGGTCTTTCTTCACAAGTTTTATTAAATAGACCAGATGTTATGGAAGCAGAATATACACTAAAAGCAAAAAATGCAAATATAGGAGCAGCAAGGGCTGCATTTTTCCCAAGTATCTCTTTAACTGCAAGTAGTGGAATAGCAACTAAAAGTTTATCAAATCTTTTTGATGGAGGAACTGGTGTTTGGTCATTTGCTCCAAGTATAACTCTACCAATCTTTGATGGTGGTCAAAATAGTGCAAATTTAGATTACTCTTATGCTCAAAAAGATATTGCACTTTTAGAGTATGAAAAAACTATTCAAACTGCTTTTAAAGAAGTAAATAATGCACTAATTACCCAAGCAACAATAAATGAACAAATCCAAAAACAAAAAGAGTTGGTTGATTCTGTATCAAAAAGTTATGATATCTCTTTAAACTCATACAAAGTTGGTATTGGTACATATTTAGAAGTTTTAATTAATCAAAGAACAAAAATAAATGCAAAACAAACACTTATAAATACCTATCTTGAAGATTTAACAAACCAAATAACTTTATATGGCGCACTTGGTGGAAATGAGAATATAGAAGAAAATATAGAGGGAAGAAGTTTCTAA
- a CDS encoding vWA domain-containing protein: protein MNADILLTKAKSQLTTKYPYFGMLASRLKHEENENIRAYASNGKRFLYNPSFVESCSIEELSFVLTNCVMHHILSHQQRKLKRKGFLWQLATDFAINNLLFKNGMKIPKGANFDKKYKNMYAEEIYEDLKKERIEAGLDAYEEDEKEKEQEQNDENKFTKVKNIEENLDERDEEQWEYASTLAKEVAIRKSLMPLGFERLAKKVEAKNIDWKFELYNAINRHMRNNYAFMPPNKKHLYRGFALPSLTSDTLSLIVAIDTSGSIQEDILAAFVEEFKTIMQNFPAVNIELLIADAKIQGHYSFKNAQDIDFVLKGGGGTDYRPVFDYIDANFPMSSMLLYFTDGDGIFPRIPPSYEVLWALSNRKDRIPFGRSIVIF from the coding sequence ATGAACGCAGATATTTTACTAACAAAAGCAAAAAGCCAGCTAACAACAAAATATCCATATTTTGGAATGTTAGCATCAAGACTAAAACATGAAGAAAATGAAAATATAAGAGCATATGCTAGTAATGGAAAACGATTTTTATATAATCCTTCTTTTGTAGAAAGTTGTAGTATTGAAGAGTTGTCTTTTGTTTTGACTAACTGCGTTATGCATCACATCTTATCTCACCAACAAAGAAAACTAAAAAGAAAAGGTTTTCTTTGGCAACTTGCAACTGATTTTGCTATAAATAATCTCCTTTTTAAAAATGGAATGAAAATCCCAAAAGGTGCAAATTTTGATAAAAAATACAAAAATATGTACGCTGAAGAGATTTATGAAGATTTGAAAAAAGAGAGAATTGAAGCTGGACTTGATGCTTATGAAGAAGATGAAAAAGAAAAAGAGCAAGAACAAAATGATGAAAATAAATTTACAAAAGTAAAAAATATAGAAGAAAACTTAGATGAAAGAGACGAAGAACAGTGGGAATATGCTTCAACTTTAGCAAAAGAGGTAGCTATAAGAAAATCACTTATGCCTTTAGGTTTTGAAAGATTAGCAAAAAAAGTAGAAGCAAAAAATATCGATTGGAAATTTGAACTATACAATGCCATAAATAGACACATGAGAAACAACTATGCTTTTATGCCACCAAATAAAAAACATCTATATCGTGGTTTTGCTCTGCCATCACTAACAAGTGATACACTTAGTCTTATAGTTGCTATTGATACATCTGGTTCTATTCAAGAGGATATTTTAGCAGCTTTTGTAGAAGAGTTTAAAACAATCATGCAAAATTTTCCAGCAGTAAATATAGAACTTCTAATAGCTGATGCAAAAATACAAGGTCACTATAGTTTTAAAAATGCCCAAGATATTGATTTTGTTTTAAAAGGTGGTGGAGGAACGGATTATCGTCCAGTATTTGACTATATAGATGCGAACTTTCCAATGAGTAGTATGCTTTTATATTTTACTGATGGTGATGGGATTTTCCCAAGAATTCCTCCATCGTATGAAGTTCTTTGGGCTTTATCAAATAGAAAAGATAGAATCCCTTTTGGAAGGTCAATTGTGATTTTTTAA
- a CDS encoding NAD(P)/FAD-dependent oxidoreductase: MKIAIIGCGAAGIMAAITAKRLNKNLQIDMFDANKGIGKKILASGNGRCNISNSKITSKNFIGENPDFVNFALKEFDFKAFEKFCKSIGLLLDEKESGKVYPLSNEAKSVTNLLELALKNLDVNVYLEHFIKDIEKVEDKFVVKTHEFEYKNYDKVLISNGLGAAPQLNANESGLDFASKFGHSYNPTYPSLVGLQTDNNYNGKLQGVKKECLVSLFVNNNLEQEIFGDVLFTSYGVSGFAILDISQLAVLNLSSYQDVKIAINFFPKINKNDLSDQIQSLLKTVPNQRVVDILTGMVSNKIAPVLLDICKINLDTKANEINAKQIKAIAYQLNQWKMKVVDTQGFAHAEASGGGVRTVEVDNKTYESKLVKNLYFAGEVLDIVGNRGGFNLHFAWASGYLVGKSLAK, from the coding sequence TTGAAAATAGCGATTATTGGCTGTGGAGCAGCTGGAATTATGGCTGCAATTACAGCTAAAAGATTAAATAAAAATTTACAAATAGATATGTTTGATGCAAATAAAGGTATTGGGAAAAAAATCTTGGCTAGTGGAAATGGAAGATGCAATATCTCAAATAGCAAGATAACTTCAAAAAATTTTATAGGAGAAAATCCTGATTTTGTAAATTTTGCTTTAAAAGAGTTTGATTTTAAAGCCTTTGAAAAATTTTGTAAAAGTATTGGACTTTTACTTGATGAGAAAGAGAGTGGAAAAGTTTATCCACTTTCAAATGAAGCAAAATCAGTAACAAATCTTTTGGAGTTGGCTTTAAAAAATTTAGATGTTAATGTTTATTTAGAACATTTCATAAAAGATATAGAAAAAGTTGAAGATAAATTTGTAGTAAAAACTCACGAATTTGAATACAAAAACTATGACAAAGTTCTAATCTCAAATGGTTTAGGTGCAGCTCCTCAACTAAATGCAAACGAGAGTGGTTTAGATTTTGCTTCAAAATTTGGACACTCATATAATCCAACTTATCCATCTCTTGTGGGACTTCAAACTGATAATAACTACAATGGAAAACTTCAAGGAGTTAAAAAAGAGTGTTTAGTAAGTCTGTTTGTAAATAACAATTTAGAGCAAGAGATATTTGGAGATGTACTTTTTACAAGTTATGGAGTTTCAGGTTTTGCGATACTTGATATATCCCAACTTGCAGTTTTAAATCTAAGCTCTTATCAAGATGTAAAAATAGCTATCAACTTCTTTCCAAAAATAAATAAAAATGATTTATCCGACCAAATACAAAGTTTACTAAAAACCGTACCAAATCAAAGAGTTGTAGATATTTTAACTGGAATGGTTTCAAATAAAATAGCTCCTGTGTTACTTGATATTTGTAAAATCAATCTTGATACAAAAGCAAATGAAATAAATGCAAAACAGATAAAAGCAATAGCTTATCAACTAAATCAATGGAAGATGAAAGTTGTAGATACTCAAGGTTTCGCTCACGCAGAAGCAAGTGGGGGAGGTGTAAGAACTGTTGAAGTTGATAATAAAACTTATGAAAGTAAGTTAGTGAAAAATCTATATTTTGCTGGTGAAGTTTTAGATATAGTTGGAAATAGGGGAGGATTTAACTTACACTTTGCGTGGGCGAGTGGGTATCTTGTTGGGAAAAGTTTAGCTAAGTAA
- a CDS encoding AAA family ATPase — protein sequence MNPQKIKRSVEHLCERKVPIFLWGPPGIGKSSIISQIAREKGIACIDLRLSLLDPTDLRGIPFFDANAQTAIWAPASFLPDGSIKEGILFLDELNTAAPMVQASAYQLILDRKIGEYKLPDGWAIVAAGNRESDKGVVFRMAAPLANRFIHLDMEVNVDDWRSWAISSNIDLSIISFISYRPDALFTFNTHSDSKAFATPRTWAYVNEILLSTPEDDLLMPLISGAIGEELAASFLGFKSVVKDLPDMNAIFEGTTTETPTDTSALHILCTALTLKVNDETRTKELDNLVTYSLNLPGEFAVMIIQDLRQRNIELDYLKSWPLWMKKFNTLLR from the coding sequence ATGAATCCACAGAAGATAAAACGTTCAGTTGAACACCTATGTGAGCGAAAAGTACCTATATTTTTATGGGGACCTCCAGGTATTGGAAAATCATCAATAATCTCTCAAATAGCACGTGAAAAAGGTATTGCTTGTATAGATTTAAGACTCTCACTACTTGACCCAACAGATTTAAGAGGTATTCCATTTTTTGATGCAAATGCACAAACAGCTATTTGGGCACCTGCTTCATTTTTACCAGATGGTAGTATCAAAGAGGGAATTCTGTTTTTAGATGAGCTAAATACTGCTGCACCTATGGTTCAAGCTTCTGCTTATCAACTTATCTTAGATAGAAAAATTGGAGAATATAAACTTCCTGATGGTTGGGCAATTGTTGCAGCAGGAAATAGAGAAAGTGATAAAGGTGTTGTTTTTAGAATGGCTGCACCACTTGCAAATAGATTTATCCACCTTGATATGGAAGTAAATGTAGATGATTGGAGAAGTTGGGCAATTAGTTCTAATATTGATTTATCAATAATTTCATTTATCTCATATAGACCTGATGCGCTTTTTACATTTAATACTCACAGTGATTCAAAAGCCTTTGCAACTCCAAGAACTTGGGCTTATGTAAATGAGATTTTACTTTCAACACCTGAAGATGACCTGCTTATGCCACTTATTAGTGGAGCAATTGGTGAAGAGTTAGCTGCTTCATTTTTAGGCTTTAAATCTGTGGTAAAAGATTTACCAGATATGAACGCAATTTTTGAAGGAACAACGACTGAAACTCCAACTGATACTTCTGCTTTACATATTTTATGTACAGCTTTAACACTAAAAGTAAATGATGAAACAAGAACAAAAGAGTTAGACAATCTAGTAACTTACTCTTTAAATCTTCCAGGAGAGTTTGCGGTTATGATAATCCAAGATTTAAGACAAAGAAATATTGAACTTGATTATCTAAAATCTTGGCCTTTGTGGATGAAAAAATTTAATACTTTGCTTAGATAA
- a CDS encoding efflux RND transporter permease subunit: protein MIARFFVNRPIFAWVISLVIMIAGTVSLYTLPVEQYPDIAPPQINISTTYTGASAQTVENSVTQIIEQQLTGLDGMIYFSSSSSSSGNSKISVTFEQGTDPDIAQVQVQNKVQQILSRLPDDVQRQGVRVTKSQSDFLLLASLYDSTGKANKEDIADFLVSNLQDSISRIDGVGEVQVFGGQYAMRIWLDPKKLENFKLMPSDIQSAINTQNSQASAGRLGGLPVVSDQQLAVTVTARSKFKTVSEFENIIVKNNSDGSFVKLKDVARIELGSQSYSNITNLNGFPSTGIAIQLASGANAIKTSNRIKEFLKKYEPNLPLGYEITYPRDTTAFIQASIKEVVKTLIEAIILVVLVMYIFLKNYRATLIPAVAVPVVLLGTFGILNILGYSINTLTMFGMVLSIGLLVDDAIVVVENVERNMKEYNLLPKEATIKAMQEITSALIGVATVLSVVFLPMAFFSGSTGVIYRQFSITIISSMVLSVVVALTLTPALCATILKPHKEENSKGFISWFGNLFETFTLRYKNSLSSILKNPIKWMVFYSVIIGALAYVFIKLPTSFLPKEDQGSLMIQYTLPEGAVTSRTVEVAQTIKDYFLKEEASNVDNIFTISGFSSRSSGQNVGTAFISLKNWDLRKGEENRSEVIGQRAMKTFSNPKSPYFIRDARVISMNPPVVQGLGSTDGFEFQLQADAMTSRTALNEIKEKILEDASKNEKISSVRADGTNSTPQLKIDYDIQKALTLGLSLSNIDDTLSAAWGGVYVNDFIDRSRVKRVYIQGDAPFRSKPEDLYAWNVRNSNGDMVSFEEFSNIKWDFGPEELTRYNGFASYQIQGSAALGVSSGVAMDEIEKIANNYSSGTMHEWSGVSYQERLSTGQSGLLYTVSILIIFLCLAALYESWSVPFSILFVVPLGVVGAVMAVYFRGLDNDVYFQVALLTTIGLVSKNAILIIEFVDTAYKNGKPLISSAIEGATLRLRPIIMTSLAFIAGITPLAISTGAGANSRISIGTGIVGGTLSATILAIFFVPLFYVLIKKIFSSNEKQLKNEVI, encoded by the coding sequence ATGATAGCTCGTTTTTTTGTTAATCGCCCTATTTTTGCTTGGGTTATCTCTTTAGTTATTATGATAGCTGGAACTGTCTCTTTATATACACTTCCAGTGGAACAATATCCTGATATTGCTCCTCCTCAAATAAATATTTCAACAACTTACACCGGAGCATCTGCTCAAACGGTTGAAAATAGTGTAACTCAAATAATTGAACAACAACTAACAGGTCTTGATGGAATGATTTATTTTTCTTCAAGTAGTAGTTCTTCGGGAAATTCAAAAATAAGTGTTACCTTTGAGCAAGGAACAGACCCTGATATTGCTCAAGTTCAAGTTCAAAATAAAGTGCAACAAATACTTTCAAGACTACCTGATGACGTACAAAGACAAGGAGTAAGAGTAACTAAATCACAATCAGATTTTTTACTTTTAGCCTCTTTATATGATTCAACTGGAAAAGCAAATAAAGAGGATATTGCAGACTTTTTAGTAAGTAATTTACAAGATAGTATTTCAAGAATTGATGGTGTTGGAGAAGTTCAAGTTTTTGGTGGACAATATGCCATGAGAATTTGGCTAGACCCTAAAAAACTTGAAAACTTTAAATTAATGCCCTCAGATATACAATCAGCTATAAATACTCAAAATTCACAAGCTTCAGCAGGTCGTTTAGGAGGTTTACCAGTTGTTAGTGACCAACAATTAGCTGTAACTGTAACAGCTAGATCAAAATTTAAAACTGTAAGTGAATTTGAAAATATAATAGTTAAAAACAATAGTGATGGTTCATTTGTAAAACTAAAAGATGTTGCAAGGATTGAATTAGGAAGTCAATCATATAGTAATATCACAAATCTAAATGGATTTCCATCAACTGGTATTGCAATTCAATTAGCATCAGGTGCAAATGCTATTAAAACCTCAAATAGAATTAAAGAGTTTTTAAAAAAATATGAACCAAATCTTCCTTTAGGATATGAAATCACATATCCAAGAGATACAACAGCTTTTATACAAGCTTCTATAAAAGAGGTTGTAAAAACTCTAATCGAAGCGATTATTTTAGTTGTTTTAGTTATGTATATTTTCCTAAAAAATTATAGAGCAACACTTATTCCAGCGGTTGCTGTTCCCGTTGTTTTACTTGGAACTTTTGGAATTTTAAATATTTTGGGTTATTCAATAAATACTCTTACTATGTTTGGTATGGTTTTATCTATTGGTCTTTTAGTTGATGATGCTATTGTTGTAGTTGAAAATGTTGAAAGAAATATGAAAGAGTATAATCTTTTACCAAAAGAAGCAACAATAAAAGCCATGCAAGAAATCACTAGTGCTTTAATTGGAGTTGCAACTGTTTTATCTGTTGTATTTTTACCAATGGCATTTTTTAGTGGTTCAACAGGAGTTATTTATAGACAATTTTCAATAACTATTATCTCTTCTATGGTTTTATCAGTTGTTGTTGCTTTAACTTTAACACCTGCTTTATGTGCAACAATTTTAAAACCACATAAAGAAGAGAACTCAAAAGGTTTTATCTCTTGGTTTGGGAATCTCTTTGAAACTTTTACTTTAAGATATAAAAATAGTTTAAGTAGCATACTAAAAAATCCTATAAAATGGATGGTTTTTTATAGTGTTATTATTGGTGCTTTGGCATATGTTTTTATAAAACTGCCAACAAGTTTTTTACCAAAAGAGGATCAAGGTTCACTAATGATTCAATACACACTTCCTGAAGGTGCAGTTACTTCAAGAACAGTTGAAGTTGCCCAAACTATTAAAGATTATTTTTTAAAAGAAGAAGCTTCAAATGTTGATAATATTTTTACAATTTCAGGTTTTAGTAGTAGAAGTAGTGGTCAAAATGTTGGAACAGCTTTTATCTCTTTAAAAAATTGGGATTTAAGAAAAGGTGAAGAAAATCGTTCAGAAGTTATAGGACAAAGAGCCATGAAAACTTTTTCTAATCCAAAATCTCCTTATTTTATAAGAGACGCAAGAGTTATTTCTATGAATCCTCCTGTTGTTCAAGGGTTAGGCTCAACAGATGGTTTTGAGTTTCAACTTCAAGCAGATGCTATGACTTCAAGAACAGCGCTAAATGAAATAAAAGAAAAAATCTTAGAAGATGCTTCAAAAAATGAAAAAATTAGTTCAGTAAGAGCAGATGGAACAAACAGTACACCACAACTAAAAATCGATTATGATATACAAAAAGCTTTAACATTAGGTCTTTCTTTATCAAATATTGATGATACTTTAAGTGCTGCTTGGGGTGGAGTTTATGTAAATGATTTTATTGATAGGTCAAGGGTAAAAAGAGTTTATATTCAAGGTGATGCACCATTTAGGTCAAAACCTGAAGATTTATATGCTTGGAATGTAAGAAACTCAAATGGAGATATGGTTTCATTTGAAGAATTTTCAAATATAAAATGGGATTTTGGTCCAGAAGAACTAACTCGTTATAATGGTTTTGCTTCATATCAAATCCAAGGTTCAGCAGCACTTGGAGTTAGTTCAGGAGTTGCTATGGATGAGATAGAAAAAATAGCAAATAACTACTCATCAGGAACAATGCACGAATGGAGTGGAGTTTCATATCAAGAAAGACTTTCTACTGGTCAATCAGGACTTTTATATACTGTTTCTATTTTGATTATATTTTTATGTTTAGCTGCACTTTATGAGAGCTGGTCTGTGCCATTTTCAATTCTTTTTGTTGTTCCTTTAGGAGTTGTTGGTGCAGTTATGGCTGTTTATTTTAGAGGTTTAGATAATGATGTTTATTTCCAAGTTGCACTTTTAACAACCATAGGATTGGTTTCAAAAAATGCAATTTTGATTATTGAGTTTGTTGATACTGCTTATAAAAATGGTAAACCTCTTATTAGTTCAGCAATCGAAGGAGCAACTTTAAGACTAAGACCAATAATTATGACTTCTCTTGCATTTATTGCTGGAATTACACCTTTGGCAATATCAACGGGAGCTGGAGCAAATAGTAGGATTTCAATAGGAACTGGAATTGTTGGTGGAACTTTAAGTGCAACCATTTTAGCGATATTTTTTGTTCCTCTGTTTTATGTTCTAATCAAAAAAATATTTTCATCGAATGAAAAACAATTAAAAAATGAGGTAATTTAA
- a CDS encoding M48 family metalloprotease codes for MFIFTLIYLCLDFYYGFTIKTIIKGCLEIKTIPELDFLQKNFDETIKNFDLKNVTFLLQESKEINAFAVLSLRKKYVIITTEMVEHILKSFDTQEAQDKAFQGLIAHELSHLINWDSLPNLILLSGQVVAVILSNILTFVSTLVIRIISIIPIVSLFAVIVTYIFLFLQFCLNMIYSFILQPLYLLIERFFGRVIEHRSDYQSAKALSWESMYLCLNSLMALNGNTFNSSFSTHPSTINRILHIYKIEKSPENIEVSFFSKYFSLILVFASLVLSIYFLVMNFNHLNYLNEILKDYLALFYSSTKDLLFYIHETKLYLPIVVAIIAAFLTFYILKKISLFVKKIYVSKNLNRSENTPIDFLLLYAIQNNDLNAFLNILKSGANIDMIFEGHTIETYAQHMNPKFLKHIEKIKG; via the coding sequence ATGTTTATTTTTACTTTGATTTATTTGTGTTTGGATTTTTATTATGGATTTACCATAAAAACTATTATTAAAGGTTGTCTTGAAATAAAGACTATTCCTGAATTAGATTTTCTTCAAAAAAATTTCGATGAAACAATAAAAAATTTTGATTTAAAAAACGTAACTTTTTTATTACAAGAGAGTAAAGAGATAAATGCTTTTGCAGTTTTGAGTTTGAGAAAAAAATATGTGATTATTACAACTGAAATGGTTGAACATATTTTAAAAAGTTTTGATACCCAAGAAGCACAAGATAAAGCATTTCAAGGTTTAATCGCACACGAATTATCACATCTTATAAATTGGGATTCTCTTCCAAATCTAATACTTCTTTCAGGACAAGTTGTTGCCGTTATTTTATCAAATATCCTAACTTTTGTTTCAACTCTAGTAATAAGAATTATCTCTATAATTCCTATTGTATCCCTTTTTGCAGTTATAGTGACATATATATTTTTATTTTTACAATTTTGTTTAAATATGATTTATAGTTTTATTTTACAACCTCTTTATTTACTTATTGAAAGATTTTTTGGAAGAGTAATAGAACATCGTTCAGATTACCAAAGTGCAAAAGCTCTAAGTTGGGAATCGATGTATCTTTGTTTGAACTCTTTAATGGCTTTAAATGGAAATACTTTTAATAGTAGTTTTTCAACCCATCCAAGTACAATAAATAGGATTTTACATATTTATAAAATTGAAAAATCGCCTGAAAATATCGAAGTCTCTTTTTTTAGTAAATATTTTAGTTTGATATTAGTTTTTGCCTCTTTAGTTTTATCAATCTATTTTTTAGTTATGAATTTTAATCACTTAAATTATCTAAATGAGATACTAAAAGATTATCTTGCTTTATTTTATTCAAGCACAAAAGATTTACTTTTTTATATCCATGAAACAAAATTATATTTACCAATAGTTGTAGCGATAATCGCAGCTTTTTTAACTTTTTATATTTTGAAAAAGATTTCACTTTTTGTAAAAAAAATCTATGTTTCAAAAAATCTTAATAGAAGTGAAAATACACCTATTGATTTTTTACTTTTATATGCAATACAAAACAATGACCTAAATGCTTTTTTAAACATCTTAAAATCAGGTGCAAATATAGATATGATTTTTGAAGGACATACAATAGAAACATACGCACAACATATGAATCCAAAGTTTTTAAAACATATTGAAAAAATCAAAGGCTAA